TTGTGAACAGGCAAGCCGCCTAGCGGTCTTTCGGATCCAGCGCGTCGCGCAGGCCGTCGCCGATGAAGTTCAGGCAGAGCAGGGTGACGGCCATCGTTCCGGCCGGGGCGAGCAGCATCCACGGCTTTTCTTCCATGCGGGATGCGCCATCCGAGATCAGCACGCCGAGCGATGTCAGCGGTTCGTTCACGCCGAGGCCGAGGAAGGACAGGAAGCTCTCTGCGAGGATCACGACCGGAATGGTCAGGGTCACATAGACCGCCACCGGGCCGATCACGTTCGGCAGGATGTGACGCAGGATGATGGCGCGGCGGCTCACGCCGGCGGCGCGGGCGGCCTCGATGAACTCCTTGCCCTTGATGGCAAGCGTCTGGCCGCGAACGATCCGCGCCATGGTCAGCCACTCGATCGCGCCGATGGCTGCGAAGATCAGGAAGATGTTCCGTTCGAACACGGTCAGCAGCAGGATAACGAAGAAGATGAAGGGCAGGGCATAGAGCACATCCACGATGCGCATCATCAGATTGTCGACCCGCCCGCCGAGATAGCCGGCCGTCGCGCCCCAGGTCACGCCGATGACGAGGCTGACCGCGGTCGCAACCACGCCGACCATCAGCGAGATGCGCAGGCCGATCATCAGGCGGGCCAGCAGGTCGCGGCCCTGAAGGTCTGTGCCGAGGATGTGCCAGTTGTCCAATGTGGGCGCGATGGCCCGGGCGCCGGAAATCGTGCGGTAATCGTGGACCCAGACCATCGGCCCGATAACGGCGATGATGATCATCACCCCCAGCACCCACATCGAGGCGACAGCGGCCTTGTTGTGGAACAGGCGGGCGCGGGCATCGTCCCAGAGGGAACGGCCGCCGGCGATCGCCTGGTTGACGGGTTCCACGCGGCCGGTGGGATCGAGAAGCGGGTCAGCCTGGCTCATCAGTCGTACTTCACTTTCGGATCGAGCACCGCGTAAAGGATGTCGGCGACAAGGTTCAGGATCACGATCAGGCCGGCGTAAACGATGATCGCGCCCATCACGAGCGTGTAGTCACGGTTCAGCGCGCCATTGACGAAATAGGATCCGAGCCCCGGCAGGCCGAAAACCTTCTCGATCACGACCGAGCCGGTCATGACCCGTGCCATGGCCGGGCCGGCATAGGAGATCAGCGGCAGCAGGGCCGCGGGCAGGGCGTGCCGGGCGATCACCTGACGCTCCGACAGGCCTTTCGAGCGGGCGGTGCGGATATGGTTGGAGCGCATCGTCTCGATGATCGAGGCGCGCATGAGACGCGAGATGATGGCGATCTGCGGCAAGGCCAGCGTGATGACCGGCAGGGTCATGTTGTGCCAGTTCATGCCGATATTGGGGTAGGTGCCGAGGCCGCCAACGGCAAAAATGCCGGCGCCAAGGGCGAAAATCAGAATCAGGATCGGCCCGGTCACAAAGGTCGGGATGGATATGCCGAACATGGCGAGGCCCATGACGCCGTAGTCGGCCGAGGAGTTCTGCCTGAGTCCGGCAAAAACAC
This is a stretch of genomic DNA from Hyphomonas adhaerens MHS-3. It encodes these proteins:
- a CDS encoding ABC transporter permease; protein product: MSTLQRALSRIPWAYTARRLLIAIPTMLAIITMAFLMMRAAPGGPFDGERKLPAATEQAIAAKFGFDKPLHEQYFNYVGGVLHGDFGPSYKTLGKSVNDLIADGLPISLTIGSLAMILGITMGTLLGVFAGLRQNSSADYGVMGLAMFGISIPTFVTGPILILIFALGAGIFAVGGLGTYPNIGMNWHNMTLPVITLALPQIAIISRLMRASIIETMRSNHIRTARSKGLSERQVIARHALPAALLPLISYAGPAMARVMTGSVVIEKVFGLPGLGSYFVNGALNRDYTLVMGAIIVYAGLIVILNLVADILYAVLDPKVKYD
- a CDS encoding ABC transporter permease subunit; protein product: MSQADPLLDPTGRVEPVNQAIAGGRSLWDDARARLFHNKAAVASMWVLGVMIIIAVIGPMVWVHDYRTISGARAIAPTLDNWHILGTDLQGRDLLARLMIGLRISLMVGVVATAVSLVIGVTWGATAGYLGGRVDNLMMRIVDVLYALPFIFFVILLLTVFERNIFLIFAAIGAIEWLTMARIVRGQTLAIKGKEFIEAARAAGVSRRAIILRHILPNVIGPVAVYVTLTIPVVILAESFLSFLGLGVNEPLTSLGVLISDGASRMEEKPWMLLAPAGTMAVTLLCLNFIGDGLRDALDPKDR